The DNA segment GACGGATCCACATGCGGACCCGGTTGGACGAGCAGAAGGCACGCAACCGGTCGGTGCACACGATGCTCATCGGCAACTGTGGTTCGCTGCCGGGCAACATCTTGTTGCTGCCCGATGCAGCGGTCGACGACGGCATCCTCGATGTCGTCACCCTCCGCCCGGAGGGTCCGCTCGGTTGGATCCAGATCTTCTGGAAGGTGCTGGTGGAGAATGCGATCCTCCGCCGGATCGAGTCCGGTGTCGGCACGTCACTGGAAGGTGCCCGCGGCAAGGTGCGGGCGATGGGCTATCAGCGCGCTCGCAAGGTCGGAGTCCGGCTCGACGAACCCGAGCCGATCGAACTCGACGGTGACGAATTCGGCGAAGTGGTCGGTTTCGACGTCTGGGTGGAGCCGGGCGGTCTGTTGACCCGGGTACCGACCGGATCGAGCGTCTGAACGGCCTACGCGCCGCAGAACCGACCACGAGGGAGATTGTCGGTACGCACCTCGCTGCAGCCCCCGGTTCCCGAACCGGGACCAAGGTGTGAGGGTTGATCCCTGAGGTCGGCCCCCCAGCACCCCCTGAATCGGAGCCTCGGGGCTGGGAATCGACCCGCGCGGGGAGCAGTCTGGGGGATGTCGCGAACATCTCACAGGAAAGAGTGCATCATGGCCAGCCCGTCCCGTCCTCGGAGCGCCACCTTGTCCCGCCCCCGGAACGACCGGGTCATCGCCGGTGTCTGCTCCGGCATCGCCCGTCGCTTCGGCCTCAGCCCGAATGTCGTCCGGCTGATCTTCGTACTCAGCCTGCTGTTGCCCGGGCCGCAGTTCCTGATCTACATCGGCGGTTGGATCCTGCTGCCGAACGAGTGAACGACCCGACCCCACCCGCAACCGAATGGGCCGCCGCTTCTCGCGGCGGCCCATTGCGCTGTCGTCAGCTGCGCACGGCTCGCGGGACACCTACGGCATCCAGCAGGTCGGCACACTGCTTGCCGATCTGCTCAGCTGCGGCGCCGCAGCAGGAGCCCGCCGGCTGCAGCAGCCGACAACCCCCCCCCCGATGAGCACGACGGCGAAGCCCGATCCACCGGATCGGCCAAGGGTCCTCCTGACGTTGGCTCACCGGACGGCACCGACGCACTCGGTGACACGGATGTGCTCGGCGGGCTCGGCGGGGTCGGCGCAGTCGTCGGCGTGGACGGGCTCGGCGCAGTCGTCGGCGGAGACGACGGCGGCGTAGTCGGACTCGGCGGAGACGGAGTGTGATTGGTCGTGCACTCAGGGTTGGTCTGGCCCGGGACACAGTTCGACACCGGCGGTGTCACGCCGGGAGGTACCGAACCCTCACCGACCACCACGTTGACCAGTCGGTCGGTGGCCACCACATCGGCGTCCACGCGGACCTGATAAGTGAGGGTGACGGTCTCCCCCACACCCAGCCCACCCGACCAGGTCAAGGTGTCGTCTGCGACTGTCGGAGAGTCGACGGTCTGCTCACCGATCCGGGCGGCAGCCGATCCTTCGACATAGCTGGCGTCGTCGAGGACATCGGACAGGTCATCGGTCACGGTGGCGGGGGTCAGATCGACATTGCCGGTGTTCGCGGCGGTCACCGTGTAGGTGATGGTCTGCCCCGGCGAGACCAGGGATCCCAAAACCGGGTCTGCGATCTTGCGCAGAACCAAGCCGGGCACCGCCTCGGTGTTGGGCACATCACCCACGCCGATGGCCAGGTTGTTGGCGTCGACGGTGTACGGACCACGGTTGGTGGGATCTGTCAGATAGCCACCCGGGGCGCTGGACTCGACGAGGGTGTAGTCACCCCAGGTCAGACCGTTCACCTGGATCCTGCCCGCCCGGTCGTCGGTGTCCGACTCGCCGTTGTCGACCACGGTCAGATCGCCGTCCGGACCGCGAAGCGTCCACTGCGACCCGCCGAGGTACTGCTCGGGGTCGTCGGCGTCGACCTTGGACCACGACTGTCGCAAGGGTGGTCCGACAGTCCGACTCCTCCACACGACGCAGTACCACCTTGCGTAGACCTGCCCGATCGACGGTTCAGCCGGTCGGGCCGGGGGATGGCGTCCGAGCAGTCGGCCAGAGGTCGGCCGGAGGACAGTGCCCGGCCAGTCGGCTAGAGCACGAAGCCCGGCGGCCAGATCAGAGGACAGCGCCCGGACGGTAGGCTGCCGCCTCCGCGTTCTCGGCGACCAGGCGCTGCACCTTGGCCACCACTGCGGCGACCTGACTGCGCGCCACCCCGGAGAGTTCCAGCGGATTCGTCAACGCCTGGTTCAGCGCAGCTTCGTCCACGCCCCCGAGCCGGGGATCCTCGGCCAATCGCCGTACCAGGTCGTTCTCGGCCTGTCCTTCCCGCATGGCCAGCGCCACCGCCACCGCATGTTCCTTGATCACCTCATGGGCGACCTCGCGACCGACGCCGGCACGTACCGCGGCCATCAACACCTTGGTGGTGGCCAGGAACGGCAGATAGCGATCGAGTTCGGCTGCGATCACCGCCGGGAAGGCGCCGAACTCGGTGAGAACGGTGAGGAAAGTCTCGAACAGTCCGTCGAGGGCGTAGAAGGCATCGGGAAGTGCCACCCGGCGTACCACCGAACAGGACACATCGCCCTCGTTCCACTGATCACCGGCCAGTTCACCGATCATGGCCAGATTGCCGCGGAGGATCACCGCCAGGCCATTGATGCGTTCCGCCGAGCGGGTGTTCATCTTGTGCGGCATCGCACTGGAACCGACCTGCCCCGGTTTGAATCCCTCGGTCACCAGCTCATTGCCGGCCATCAAGCGGATCGTGGTCGCCAGGTTGCTCGGCCCGGCGGCCACCTGCACCAGGGCCGACAGCGCATCGAAGTCCAACGACCGCGGGTAGACCTGTCCGGTGGAATCGAAGACCGCATTCACCCCCAGGTGGTCGGCCACCCGGCGTTGCAGTGCCTGGAGCTTGTGTTCATCCCCGCCCAGCAGGTCGAGCATGTCCTGGCCGGTCCCCATCGGACCGGCGATCCCTCGCAACGGGTACCGGGTGATCAACTCGACCACTCGTTGGTGGGCGATCAACAACTCGTCGGCGACAGTGGCGAAGCGCTTGCCCAAGGTGGTGATCTGCCCGGGGACATTGTGCGAACGCCCGGCCATCGCCAGATCGCTGTACTCACTCGCCCGCTCGGCCAGACGCGCGAGGGCGGTCACACTGCGGTCGGCGATCAGCTGCAGCCCCTGCACGATCTGCAACTGTTCGACATTCTCGGTCAGGTCCCGACTGGTCATCCCCTTGTGCACGTGCTCGTGGCCGGCCAGGGCGTTGAACTCCTCGATCCGCGCCTTAACGTCGTGCCGGGTGATTCGCTCCCGTTCGGCGATCGAGGCGAGGTCGACCTCCTCGACCACCCGCTGGTAGTCGGCGATCACCTGATCGGCATCGTCACCACCGAAGTCGACACCAAGATCACGTTGGGCGATCAGCACCGCGATCCAGAGCCGGCGCTCGGCGATGATCTTGTTCTCCGGCGACCAGATCCTTCGCATCTGCTCCGAGGCATAACGGGTTGCCAGGACATTCGGAATGGTCACGCGGATTCCTCTCGTCGATACATGATCAACTTTTCAGTCGATGGTCAGCTCGCCGGCAGCAGCGCGGGCGGCGATGTCGGTACGGTGGAACCCACCAGGCAGGTCGAGCCGGCTCAACAGCGTGTAGGCCTCGGTGCGGGCGCTGTCCAGATCGGGTCCGCTGCCGGTGACGGCGAACACTCGCCCCCCGGAGGCGACGAGCTCGCCGTCGGCCGTGCCGACCCCGGCCAGGAAGACCCGGCCCGGCTGCTCGACCAGAACCTGGGCCAACCCGTCGATCACCCCGCCCTTGACCGGTGCCTCGGGGTACCCCTCGGCGGCCAGGACCACGCCCACGGCGTACCCGTCGGCGAAGACCAGCGGGGGCTGATCGGCCAGTGTCCCGGTGGCCGCGGCGTACAGCACCTGGCCCAGTGGGGACCGCAACAGGCTCAGCAGCGGCTGGGTCTCCGGATCACCGAAGCGGGCATTGAACTCCACCACCCGCAACCCCTTCGAGGTCAGGGCGAGACCGGCATAGACCAATCCGACGAAAGGGGTGCCGCGTCGGCGCAACTCGTCCACTGCGGGCTGGATCACGGTGCGGACAGTTTCGTCCACCAGTCCGTCGGGCGCCCAGTCGAGTGGGGTGTAGGCACCCATTCCGCCGGTGTTCGGACCTTGATCATCGTCGTAGGCGCGTTTGAAGTCCTGGGCCGGCTGCAGCGGGAGGACCGTCGTGCCGTCGGTGACCGCGAACAGACTCACCTCCGGACCGTCGAGATACTCCTCGATCACCACCTGGCCGCAGGCCTGGGCGTGGGCCAGTGCGGCATCGCGGTCGTCGGTGACGACGACCCCCTTACCGGCGGCCAGCCCGTCGTCCTTGACCACGTACGGCGCACCGAACCCATCGAGCGCCGCGGCGGTCTGTTCGATGGTGGTGCAGACCCGGGCTGCGGCGGTGGGGATACCGGCTGCGGCCATCACCTCCTTGGCGAAGGCCTTGGAACCCTCCAGGCGGGCGGCCGCCGCATCCGGCCCGAAGACCGGGATGCCTGCCGCGCGGACCCGATCGGCGACGCCGTCGACCAGCGGGGCCTCCGGCCCGATCACCACCAGGTCGACGGCCAGTTCCCGGGCCAGTGCAGCGACCGCCGCACCGTCATCGATGTCGAGTGGGTGGTTGGTCGCGAACAGCGCCGTGCCCGGATTGCCCGGCGCGCAATGGACCTGCTGCACAGCCGGATCCCGTGCGATGGCCGTCGCCAGCGCGTGTTCACGGCCACCGGAACCCACGACCAGCACGGTACGGGGCAGTTGGTCGGATTCTGTCACGGCGCAACCCTACCGAGGAGCGGCATCATCCGGGCGATCGCGTTCGCGGGTGGACCCGTGCCGGCACCGATGCGGTCTCACCCCCCGAGGTCCTCAACCGCGTGCCAGAATTCGATGGCGCGCCCCCGCTCCGTTCTCTAGCCTGCGCGGATGAGCAGGAGCGGCGACAGTCCTGATCTGGTCGACATCCCGACCGTTGTCGACCTCGTCGAGCAGCACTTTCCTCAGTTCACCGGGCTCAGGGTCGCTGCCATCCCCGGTGTCGGTACCTCCAACCAGATCTTTCGGATCGGCGATGACCTGGCTGCTCGCTTTCCGCGCACCGTCGGCACTCCTGCCGCTGTGCGCGCTGGCCTCGTTTCCGAACACCAAGCGATGACGCGGTTCAACGATGACTGCCCTTTCGCCAGCCCAGCGATTGTCGGTCTTGGCAAACCCGGTGCCGGCCACCGGTTCTATTGGTCATTGCAGACCTGGCTGCCAGGATCGGTGGCCACCGAGGCGCTCGTGCAGTCATCGGACGACTTTGCCGACGACTTGGCCGAGTTGATCACAGCATTGCGTTCGGCCGACACCCGTGGCCAACGATTCGGCGGAGAAGGGCGCGGTGGCGGGCTTCGTCGTCACGACGAGTGGGTACGTACCTGCTTGCAGCGTAGCGCCGGCCTGCTGAACACCGAACTACTGGCAGCTTTCTGGTCCCGTCATCGAGCCTTGCCCCGTGAACAGGCAGACCGGATGTGCCACACAGACCTCATTCCGTTCAACCTCATCGTCGCAGGGAACCGTCTCAGCGGCGTCCTCGACACCGGCGGCTACGGACCCGCGGACCCCTCACTCGATCTGGTTGCGGCATGGCACCTGCTCGACGCGAAACGACGGGACCGGTTGCGAACGCACCTGGCCAGCGACGATCTGGAGTGGGCCCGCGGTTGCGCTTGGGCCTTCGAGCAGGCGATCGGATTGGTCTGGTACTACCTGGAGTCGAATCCGGCGATGGCCAGGCTTGGCGCCCGCACCCTGCAACGCCTGATCGCCGACGCGACAGGGGACCCACAGTCATTGGCACCTGCCGACAGTCCGGTCCGGCTGCTCCTTCGTCACCCCTGATCACAGCGGACCACCGCGGTCGGCAAGAGTCGTCACCGGCAGATGTGGTCGTCATTCGGCCATTGCTGCCTCATACGGCAGCAATGGCCGAATACCTACTGTTTTTGCCGACAGCCGCCTCGCGGAACCCGTTCCGCGCCGAGCCGGGCCGGCCGGTCACCGGCTCGGAGTTCAGAGCAGGTCGTTGATCATCACGGCCTGTTCCCGGCCGGGACCGACGCCGATCCCGGAGATCCGGGCGCCGCACAGTTCCTCCAGGCGGTTCACATAGGCCTGGGTGGTCTTCGGGAAGTCGGCGAAGTTGCGCACCCCGGTGATGTCCTCGGTCCAGCCGTCGAGTTCCTCGTAGATCGGCTTGGCATGGTGGAAGTCGGTCTGCGTCATCGGCATCACATCGACCCGCTCGCCGTCGACCTCGTAGGCGACGCAGACCGGGATCTTCTCCAGCCCGGTCAAGGTGTCGAGCTTGGTCAGGAAGATGTCGGTGAAGCCGTTGGCCTTCGCCGCCGACTCGACCACCAGGGCATCGAACCAGCCGCACCGGCGCGGCCGGCCGGTGGTGGTGCCGAACTCGGCACCGGCCTGCCGCAGCCATTCACCGCTGGCGTCGTGCAGTTCGGTCGGCATCGGTCCCTCACCGACCCGGGTGGTGTAGGCCTTGGCGATCCCGATCACCCGGTCGATCCGGGTCGGGCCGACACCGGAGCCGACGCAGGCGCCGGCCGCGGTCGGGTTGGACGAGGTGACGTAGGGATAGGTGCCGTGATCGACATCGAGGTGGTGCGCCTGTGCCCCCTCGAAGAGCACGACCTTGCCGAGGTCCAGCGCATCGTTCAGCACCCGCGAGCAGTCGATCACGTACGGGCGCAACCGCTCGGCATAGCCGAGCAGGTGATCGGCCACCTCATCGGGCTCGATCGCCCGGCGGTTGTAGACCTTCAGCAGCAGGTGGTTCTTCTGGTCCAGTGCAGCCTCGACCTTGCGCCGCAGGATCGACTCGTCGAACAGGTCCTGCACCCGGATGCCGATCCGGTTGATCTTGTCGGCATAGGCCGGACCAACGCCACGGCCGGTGGTGCCGATCTTGGCCTTGCCGAGGAACCGCTCGGTCACCTTGTCCAGGGTCTGGTGGTAGGTGGTGATCAGGTGCGCATTGGCGCTGATCAGCGGGTGCTGGAACTCCGCTCCCCGTTCGCGCAGACCGTCCATCTCGGCGTACAGCACATCCAGGTCGATCACCACGCCGTTGCCGATCACCGGTGTCACACCCGGGTTGAGGATGCCCGACGGCAGCAGGTGCAGGGCGTACTTCTCACCGTTCACCACGATGGTGTGACCTGCGTTGTTGCCACCGGAGTAGCGGACGCAGTAGTCCACCCGGTCACCGAGTTGGTCGGTCGCCTTGCCCTTGCCCTCATCGCCCCACTGGGCACCCATCACGACAATTCCAGGCATCTGTTCGTTCGCCCCCTTCAGCAAACAACCCCTCGGAGCGTTCGTCCCGAACTGCTGCCACAAGGGGTCTGTTGACGCCTCACCCTATCAAGTCGGCGTCCCCGGGCGAGCCCGGCTGCCGCCCGGGCGCTCAGTGCTGGTGGGTCAGCTGCTGGTACGCGGTCTCGCTGGAGTCCCGCAGGAACTGGCTGCAGCGTTCGGCCTCGTCGGTCTCACCGATCCTGGCTGCGGCCTGCGCGAGTGCCCACAAGGCCCGCAGGAACCCCTGATTGGGTTCGTGCTCCCACGGCACCGGACCGGCCCCGCCCCACCCGGAGCGGCGCAGTGCGTCGAGCCCCCGGTGATATCCGGTACGGGCGCAGGCGTAGGCGTTCAGGTTGTCGGCCAGCGTCTCCTTCGCCAAGGCGTCCTCGGCCAACAGTGCCCAGCCCAGACTGACCTCGGGGTGGGCCGCGACCTCCTCCAGCAGCTCACTTGTCGGTGCTTCGGCGAGCCCGGCCACGAACTGTGAGTCCGGCAGCAGAGTGGGCGCAGCGATCGAAGGTCCCGACAACAGGTTCTTGGGTGCCGTAGGATTGCTCATCGCCCCCATTGTGCACCGCACGACGGGCCACCGGAAACGTAGGACCGCACGACTGGGGCACGACGCCACCTCGTGTGGGCAGGAGGAGTACATGACCGCCATGGCGGACCGGGCCGAATTCCCACCACTGGACCTCCACCCGTTCCTGCTCGGAGCGCTCGACGAGTTCGCCCGGCACGGCTACGACGGCACCTCGGTACGCACCCTCGCCCAGCGGCTGGGGGTCACCGTGCCCGCGCTGTACTACTACTACGAGAACAAGCAGGCGATGCTGGTGGCGCTGCTCGACCATGCGATGACCACCATCACCCATCACATCCGTACCGGCCTGGCGAACTCGGCACCGGACAGCGAGAGCCGTCTGGCCTCGGTGGTGGAGGCGCTGGTGCTGTACTTCGCCCACTACCCGCAGCTGGCCGCGATGGACACCGAGCGTCGAAGCCTGGACCCGAAGAACCTGGCCGCCTACATCGCCCGTCGCGACGAGGCCGAGGGCTACCTGCGGGGGGTGATCTCCGACGGCGTCGCCGACGGTACGTTCAGCACTCGCTGGCCGTACGAATGCACCCGGGCCATCTTCAACATGTGTCAGGGAATCGCCGGCTGGTACCGGATGGACGGACCGGTGGGTCCGGAGGAGATGGCACAGCGCTACGTCCAGCTCGCGCTGGCGATGCTGCGCTACACCGAGCGCCCCGACTGAGGCCACGCGGCCGATCCCCTCCGGGCGCACCCCGCCGATCACCCTCCGGGTGCGCCACTCAGCCGATCGCACCCCGGGCCCGCAGCGCAGCCGGGTCGGCGCCCAGTTCGATCACGATCTCCTCGGTGTGCTGACCGATCCTCGGCGCCGGTGCCGGGAGTTCCCCCGGGGTCGCCGACAACCGCGGGGCGGGTGCCGGCTGCCACCCGTTCCCGGCCGGCAGGTAGGTCCGACGCGCGGCCAGATGGGTATCGGTGGGTGCTTCCGCGGCGTCACGCACCGGGGCGACGCAGGCATCGGTACCGGCGAACCGTTCCTCCCAGGTCGCCAGGGTCTGCTCGGCGATCGTCTGCTCGAACAGCTCCTGCATCGCCGGCCAGCGTTGCCGGTCGTACTGCTCGGCCACCTCGGACCGGTCGGCCACACCGAGACCGCGGACCAACTGGCCGAAGAACTGCGGTTCCAGTGCCCCCACCGCCAACCAGCGATCGTCGGCGGTGCGGTACACCCGGTAGAACGGCGTGGAGCCGTCGAAGGTCGACGGTGAGGAGCAGGGGTCAGCGGCGACCATCGAATGGTGCATGGCGGTCAGCGACGCCGCACCGTCGACGATGGCCGCATCCACCACCTGGCCCTCCCCGGTCTGCCGGGCGTGCAGCAGCGCGGCCAGCACCCCGGCCACCAGGTAGAGCGAACCACCGGCGAAGTCCCCCAGCAGGTTCAACGGCGGCCGCGGCCGACCGTCGGGGTCGGTGACCAGCGCCAACGCGCCGGACAAGGCGATGTAGTCGAGGTCATGACCAGCCCGCTCGGCCAGCGGACCGGACTGTCCCCAGCCGGTCATCCGGCCGTAGACCAGGGCCCGATTCCGCTACCGGACATCGTCGGGCCCGAGCCCGAGTCGCTCGGTGACCCCGGGACGGAACCCCTCGATCAGCACCTCCGCACGCTCGGCCAGATCCAGGACCAGGTCGCGACCCGACGGGTTCTTCAGGTCCACCGCGATGGAGCGGCGGCCACGGTCCAGGATCTTGTGGGTGGCCGCCCGCGCCGCATCGCCACCGAGATCGTCCAGCCGGTCCACCCGGATGACCTCGGCTCCCAGGTCGGCCAGCAGCATGCCGGCGAACGGCCCGGGTCCGATCGCAGCCAGCTCGAGCACCCGTACCCCCGCCAGCGGGCCGCTCATGCCGGTACCTGCCGATCCTGCGGCGATCCCATCACGTTCCTCCTCGAACGAGTTGTCCGCACCGTCGCCGATCGCTTTCGTCGGGCGCGGTGGCGATCAGTCGGTGAAGTGGGCTTGGCGACGTTCGAGGAACGCCTGCACCCCCTCGGTGAAGTCCGCGCCGGCGAGCAGGGCCTCCTGCTCGGTCTCCTCCCGGGACAGCGCCTGCGGCAGGTGTCCGAGGGTGGAGGCGTTGATCGCCTGTTTGGTACGGGCGAGCGCGACCCGGGGCCGGTCGGCCAGGGTCTGCGCCCAACGGTCGACCAGCTCGCCCAGTTCGGCTGCCGGCGCGGTCGCCGCGACCAGACCCGTCTGCAGCGCCTCGGCCGCCGGGATCCGCTCACCGAACAGGGCCGCCCGCATCGCATGCACCCGGCCCGCTGCGGCCGCCCAGGTCGCGGTCACCCCACCGTCGGGCATCAGCCCGATGTTGGTGAACGGCAACAGCAGGTACGCCTCCTCGGCCATCACCGGAAGGTCGGCGGCCAGGGCGATCGAACACCCGATACCGGCCGCCGGCCCGTTGATCGCAGCGATGACCACCGCGTCGCAGCCGGTGATCTCGCGCAGCAACCGGTTCGCCGCGGTCAGGGTGTTCTCACCGCCCCCGGAAGTGCCGTCGGTCGGGCCACCGGCCCCCGGTTCGAGGTCGGCGCCGGAACTGAAGGCGCGGCCCTCCCCGGTGATCACGACGACCCGGGCATCGGTGGCGGCGATCTGTTCGTAGAGGCACTGGATCAGCTCCGCGGTGACCGCGTTCAGCTTCTCCGGGCGGGTGATCGTCAGCCGCAGGACCGCAGCCTGCCGGTCGGCCCGCAGACCGACCGTGGACAGGTCCCTGGTGCTCATTTCGGCGCCATCCGGATCGCACCGTCCAGCCGGATCACTTCGCCGTTGAGCATCGGATTGGCGACGATCGCCGCCACCAGGTCGGCGTACTCCTCGGGCTTGCCCAACCGGCTCGGGTGCGGGACCTGCTTGCCGAGGGATGCCTTGGCCTCCTCGGGCAGCCCGGCCAGCAACGGGGTGTCGAACAGGCCGGGCGCGATCGTCATCACCCGGATCTGTCGGCTGGCCAGGTCTCGGGCGACGGGCAGGGTGAGGGAGACGATGCCGCCCTTGGAGGCCGAATAGGCCGCCTGCCCGATCTGCCCGTCGTAGGCCGCGACCGAAGCGGTGTTGATGATCACTCCACGCTCGTCGTCGACCGGCTGGTTGCCACTGATGGCGGCTGCGGCCAGCCGGATCACGGTGAAGCTGCCGATCAGGTTGATCTCGATCACCCGGGAGAAGAGTTCACCGGGGAACGGGTTGCCGTCGCGGTCCACGGTCCGTGCGGGGGTGCCGATACCGGCGCAGTTCACCACCACCGACAGGTTCTGCTCGGCATTGGCCCGGTCCACCGCCGCGGCGACCGCCGCCTCGTCGCGGACATCGCCG comes from the Naumannella halotolerans genome and includes:
- a CDS encoding PspC domain-containing protein, with amino-acid sequence MASPSRPRSATLSRPRNDRVIAGVCSGIARRFGLSPNVVRLIFVLSLLLPGPQFLIYIGGWILLPNE
- a CDS encoding SpaA isopeptide-forming pilin-related protein: MRQSWSKVDADDPEQYLGGSQWTLRGPDGDLTVVDNGESDTDDRAGRIQVNGLTWGDYTLVESSAPGGYLTDPTNRGPYTVDANNLAIGVGDVPNTEAVPGLVLRKIADPVLGSLVSPGQTITYTVTAANTGNVDLTPATVTDDLSDVLDDASYVEGSAAARIGEQTVDSPTVADDTLTWSGGLGVGETVTLTYQVRVDADVVATDRLVNVVVGEGSVPPGVTPPVSNCVPGQTNPECTTNHTPSPPSPTTPPSSPPTTAPSPSTPTTAPTPPSPPSTSVSPSASVPSGEPTSGGPLADPVDRASPSCSSGGGLSAAAAGGLLLRRRS
- the purB gene encoding adenylosuccinate lyase, with translation MTIPNVLATRYASEQMRRIWSPENKIIAERRLWIAVLIAQRDLGVDFGGDDADQVIADYQRVVEEVDLASIAERERITRHDVKARIEEFNALAGHEHVHKGMTSRDLTENVEQLQIVQGLQLIADRSVTALARLAERASEYSDLAMAGRSHNVPGQITTLGKRFATVADELLIAHQRVVELITRYPLRGIAGPMGTGQDMLDLLGGDEHKLQALQRRVADHLGVNAVFDSTGQVYPRSLDFDALSALVQVAAGPSNLATTIRLMAGNELVTEGFKPGQVGSSAMPHKMNTRSAERINGLAVILRGNLAMIGELAGDQWNEGDVSCSVVRRVALPDAFYALDGLFETFLTVLTEFGAFPAVIAAELDRYLPFLATTKVLMAAVRAGVGREVAHEVIKEHAVAVALAMREGQAENDLVRRLAEDPRLGGVDEAALNQALTNPLELSGVARSQVAAVVAKVQRLVAENAEAAAYRPGAVL
- the purD gene encoding phosphoribosylamine--glycine ligase, which produces MTESDQLPRTVLVVGSGGREHALATAIARDPAVQQVHCAPGNPGTALFATNHPLDIDDGAAVAALARELAVDLVVIGPEAPLVDGVADRVRAAGIPVFGPDAAAARLEGSKAFAKEVMAAAGIPTAAARVCTTIEQTAAALDGFGAPYVVKDDGLAAGKGVVVTDDRDAALAHAQACGQVVIEEYLDGPEVSLFAVTDGTTVLPLQPAQDFKRAYDDDQGPNTGGMGAYTPLDWAPDGLVDETVRTVIQPAVDELRRRGTPFVGLVYAGLALTSKGLRVVEFNARFGDPETQPLLSLLRSPLGQVLYAAATGTLADQPPLVFADGYAVGVVLAAEGYPEAPVKGGVIDGLAQVLVEQPGRVFLAGVGTADGELVASGGRVFAVTGSGPDLDSARTEAYTLLSRLDLPGGFHRTDIAARAAAGELTID
- a CDS encoding phosphotransferase, giving the protein MSRSGDSPDLVDIPTVVDLVEQHFPQFTGLRVAAIPGVGTSNQIFRIGDDLAARFPRTVGTPAAVRAGLVSEHQAMTRFNDDCPFASPAIVGLGKPGAGHRFYWSLQTWLPGSVATEALVQSSDDFADDLAELITALRSADTRGQRFGGEGRGGGLRRHDEWVRTCLQRSAGLLNTELLAAFWSRHRALPREQADRMCHTDLIPFNLIVAGNRLSGVLDTGGYGPADPSLDLVAAWHLLDAKRRDRLRTHLASDDLEWARGCAWAFEQAIGLVWYYLESNPAMARLGARTLQRLIADATGDPQSLAPADSPVRLLLRHP
- a CDS encoding adenylosuccinate synthase; its protein translation is MPGIVVMGAQWGDEGKGKATDQLGDRVDYCVRYSGGNNAGHTIVVNGEKYALHLLPSGILNPGVTPVIGNGVVIDLDVLYAEMDGLRERGAEFQHPLISANAHLITTYHQTLDKVTERFLGKAKIGTTGRGVGPAYADKINRIGIRVQDLFDESILRRKVEAALDQKNHLLLKVYNRRAIEPDEVADHLLGYAERLRPYVIDCSRVLNDALDLGKVVLFEGAQAHHLDVDHGTYPYVTSSNPTAAGACVGSGVGPTRIDRVIGIAKAYTTRVGEGPMPTELHDASGEWLRQAGAEFGTTTGRPRRCGWFDALVVESAAKANGFTDIFLTKLDTLTGLEKIPVCVAYEVDGERVDVMPMTQTDFHHAKPIYEELDGWTEDITGVRNFADFPKTTQAYVNRLEELCGARISGIGVGPGREQAVMINDLL
- a CDS encoding DUF3151 domain-containing protein — encoded protein: MSNPTAPKNLLSGPSIAAPTLLPDSQFVAGLAEAPTSELLEEVAAHPEVSLGWALLAEDALAKETLADNLNAYACARTGYHRGLDALRRSGWGGAGPVPWEHEPNQGFLRALWALAQAAARIGETDEAERCSQFLRDSSETAYQQLTHQH
- a CDS encoding TetR/AcrR family transcriptional regulator is translated as MTAMADRAEFPPLDLHPFLLGALDEFARHGYDGTSVRTLAQRLGVTVPALYYYYENKQAMLVALLDHAMTTITHHIRTGLANSAPDSESRLASVVEALVLYFAHYPQLAAMDTERRSLDPKNLAAYIARRDEAEGYLRGVISDGVADGTFSTRWPYECTRAIFNMCQGIAGWYRMDGPVGPEEMAQRYVQLALAMLRYTERPD
- a CDS encoding enoyl-CoA hydratase-related protein; amino-acid sequence: MSTRDLSTVGLRADRQAAVLRLTITRPEKLNAVTAELIQCLYEQIAATDARVVVITGEGRAFSSGADLEPGAGGPTDGTSGGGENTLTAANRLLREITGCDAVVIAAINGPAAGIGCSIALAADLPVMAEEAYLLLPFTNIGLMPDGGVTATWAAAAGRVHAMRAALFGERIPAAEALQTGLVAATAPAAELGELVDRWAQTLADRPRVALARTKQAINASTLGHLPQALSREETEQEALLAGADFTEGVQAFLERRQAHFTD
- a CDS encoding SDR family NAD(P)-dependent oxidoreductase — protein: MKLDGRTALITGAASGLGLATARRLAAEGASVYGLDLERADPSALTELGGTFIAGDVRDEAAVAAAVDRANAEQNLSVVVNCAGIGTPARTVDRDGNPFPGELFSRVIEINLIGSFTVIRLAAAAISGNQPVDDERGVIINTASVAAYDGQIGQAAYSASKGGIVSLTLPVARDLASRQIRVMTIAPGLFDTPLLAGLPEEAKASLGKQVPHPSRLGKPEEYADLVAAIVANPMLNGEVIRLDGAIRMAPK